One window of Gilliamella sp. B3022 genomic DNA carries:
- the tssA gene encoding type VI secretion system protein TssA produces MFSQLLSRFIGTEDQINLSQKLNQTWNDWLQPINSDKPTGEDLTYHDSFQEIKEEIDKISGIDYPFIITESENILKQSGKDIRVATYYCLARLNQDGVEGFADGLEILAGLLDKFGPLIYPSRPNIRKNAIEWLTNARFIDKLTQLQPISNEQLSRIIAALSQIDSICQTLFDSQAPNQSITPPDLSALVHFFGNITKQSIKTSNEEQPSQTTVNSTPVSEVQPSHAEIKISSQRDLLDQARKMAAFLRENPEGYLAAGRFLRVIRWDMVVDLPPVDTKGKTRLPAPRAELKQTISRLILQKQWPTLFERVESAFMESANHFWLDLQRASVLALKKMGEPYQSWADIYLTDIGLMLERLQGIEHLHFENGMPFADDETLSWIASDARIHHLDEGDGIKPIAVSGENDWNEIEKQALELAHTESLENAFQWIQSLPSLRTAKQQYLLQYTQARVAEQLGKQDIALTLLTGLNNQQQSITLLQWEPELLFEIKRFLLKIMKQKNQQKDNNNRNFGEQIEVLQHELMQLNPARALSVI; encoded by the coding sequence ATGTTCAGTCAACTATTAAGCCGTTTTATCGGTACTGAAGATCAGATCAATCTTAGTCAAAAGTTAAATCAAACATGGAATGATTGGTTACAGCCAATCAATTCAGATAAACCAACAGGTGAAGATTTGACTTATCATGATTCTTTTCAGGAGATTAAAGAAGAAATAGACAAAATTTCAGGAATCGATTATCCATTTATTATTACGGAAAGTGAAAACATACTTAAACAAAGCGGTAAAGATATTCGAGTGGCTACTTACTATTGTTTGGCGCGTTTAAATCAAGATGGTGTAGAAGGATTCGCTGATGGACTTGAAATATTAGCGGGTTTACTGGATAAATTTGGTCCATTGATTTATCCCTCAAGACCTAATATACGCAAAAATGCCATAGAGTGGCTTACTAATGCACGTTTCATAGATAAGTTGACACAATTACAACCGATAAGTAATGAGCAGTTAAGTCGTATTATTGCCGCGCTAAGTCAAATAGACAGCATCTGTCAAACATTATTTGATTCACAAGCGCCTAATCAGTCAATAACACCTCCTGATTTATCGGCATTGGTTCATTTTTTTGGCAATATAACCAAGCAATCTATTAAAACCAGTAATGAAGAACAACCATCTCAAACAACGGTCAATTCTACACCGGTATCCGAAGTACAACCAAGTCATGCTGAAATAAAAATAAGCTCTCAACGAGATTTACTTGATCAAGCTAGAAAAATGGCAGCGTTTTTACGGGAAAATCCTGAAGGATATCTTGCAGCAGGTCGTTTTTTACGAGTCATTCGTTGGGATATGGTTGTGGATTTGCCACCTGTAGATACAAAGGGTAAAACAAGATTACCAGCACCCAGAGCGGAACTGAAACAAACCATCAGTCGTTTGATTCTTCAAAAACAATGGCCCACCCTATTTGAACGTGTTGAAAGTGCTTTTATGGAAAGTGCAAATCATTTTTGGTTAGATTTACAGAGAGCTTCTGTTTTAGCCTTAAAAAAAATGGGGGAGCCTTATCAGTCATGGGCCGATATCTATTTAACCGATATTGGCTTAATGCTAGAACGGTTACAGGGAATAGAACATCTTCATTTCGAAAATGGCATGCCTTTTGCTGATGATGAAACGTTAAGCTGGATAGCCAGCGATGCGCGTATACATCATTTAGATGAAGGTGATGGTATTAAACCCATTGCAGTATCGGGTGAAAACGATTGGAATGAGATTGAAAAACAGGCTTTAGAGTTAGCTCACACAGAAAGTTTAGAAAATGCATTCCAATGGATACAAAGTTTGCCCTCATTACGTACGGCTAAGCAACAATATTTATTGCAATATACCCAAGCAAGAGTGGCAGAACAACTGGGAAAACAAGATATCGCATTAACATTACTAACCGGATTGAATAACCAGCAACAGTCAATAACCTTATTACAATGGGAGCCAGAATTATTGTTTGAGATTAAACGATTTTTATTAAAAATAATGAAGCAAAAAAATCAACAGAAAGATAACAATAATCGAAATTTTGGCGAACAAATAGAAGTGCTGCAACATGAACTCATGCAGCTCAATCCAGCTAGGGCACTGAGTGTGATATAA
- the tssF gene encoding type VI secretion system baseplate subunit TssF — protein sequence MDDLILRYYESEMRYLREAGKEFAKIHPDRAGQLNLDRVGDRDPYVERLFEGFAFLMGRLRQKIDDDLPELTESLVSLLWPHYLRLIPSLSIIELTPNYSTLSRLEVIPKGLQVQTEPLGPSGTRCPFRTTQDVTLQPVKIDQVSLAIHHDGRNIINIRLGFGELIDLEQVDLSKLRFYLNADAPIASTLHHALIHQVSAIQLRYSNDPNKIVKLQGNITPVGFGEEDRLWLKPDNAFAGYQLLLEYFAFREKFMFVDLHGLNVQAVPEGCKYIDIEIILNQTWPNDMPFNKDNIRLHCVPIINLFDMEADPIVVNQLESEYLLRPLLRQDGHIEIYSVEHVEAITRNGRYSYVPFTSFKHRGGMLRHDAPERYYHTHVRKGASGLHDTWLVLGGKIWDKNETLEAETLSLRVTGTNGMLPRKALSNARIQSLCSSQNSISSVRNLCSPTLPCYPPTEDRFHWRVLSHLAPNYLSLINAEVLRGTLALYDWTQNELNRRRLEGIVDVSHRMIKRIEKGMLQRGIEIEVTINSLQFTGEGDVMLFGELLHQFFALYADVNLFTQLVINLLPVGNKIVWKQSKISKTAL from the coding sequence ATGGATGATTTAATTTTACGCTATTATGAATCAGAAATGCGTTACTTGCGGGAAGCAGGAAAAGAGTTTGCCAAAATTCATCCTGATAGAGCAGGTCAATTGAATTTAGATCGTGTTGGTGATCGTGATCCCTATGTAGAAAGATTATTTGAGGGTTTTGCTTTTTTGATGGGGCGATTACGTCAGAAAATTGATGATGATTTACCCGAATTGACGGAAAGCCTTGTTAGTTTGCTATGGCCCCATTATCTGAGGTTAATACCTTCATTATCAATAATTGAGCTTACACCCAATTATTCAACGCTATCCCGTTTGGAAGTCATTCCCAAAGGGTTACAAGTACAGACTGAGCCTTTAGGACCGTCGGGAACACGGTGTCCATTCCGAACAACTCAAGACGTCACTTTACAACCGGTTAAAATTGATCAAGTCAGCTTAGCCATACACCATGATGGTCGAAACATTATCAACATTCGTTTAGGTTTTGGTGAGCTCATTGATTTAGAACAAGTTGATTTATCTAAATTACGATTCTATTTAAATGCAGATGCGCCAATTGCTTCAACTTTGCATCATGCATTAATTCACCAAGTTTCAGCCATACAATTACGCTATTCCAATGATCCGAATAAAATCGTAAAGTTACAAGGAAACATAACGCCTGTTGGCTTTGGTGAAGAAGATCGCTTATGGTTAAAACCCGATAACGCTTTTGCCGGCTATCAACTATTATTAGAGTACTTTGCTTTTCGTGAAAAATTTATGTTTGTCGATCTGCACGGTTTAAATGTTCAGGCTGTTCCGGAAGGTTGTAAATACATTGATATTGAAATCATTCTTAATCAAACTTGGCCAAATGATATGCCTTTTAATAAGGACAACATTCGATTACATTGTGTGCCAATCATCAATTTATTTGATATGGAAGCCGATCCGATTGTAGTGAATCAATTAGAAAGTGAATATCTGCTTAGACCCCTATTACGTCAAGATGGACACATCGAAATTTACTCCGTTGAACATGTTGAAGCGATAACTCGTAATGGTCGCTACAGTTATGTCCCTTTTACAAGCTTTAAACATAGAGGCGGTATGTTACGTCATGATGCACCCGAAAGATATTATCATACCCACGTTCGAAAAGGAGCTTCAGGATTACATGATACATGGTTGGTTTTGGGTGGAAAAATTTGGGATAAAAATGAGACACTTGAAGCTGAAACATTATCATTACGCGTTACAGGAACCAATGGTATGTTACCTCGGAAAGCGTTGAGCAATGCTCGGATCCAATCATTATGCAGCTCACAAAATAGCATTTCGAGTGTACGTAATTTGTGTTCGCCAACACTTCCTTGTTATCCACCAACTGAAGATCGCTTTCATTGGCGAGTATTATCACATTTAGCGCCTAATTATTTATCATTAATTAACGCAGAAGTATTAAGAGGAACGCTGGCCTTATATGATTGGACTCAAAACGAACTTAATCGTCGACGCTTAGAAGGTATCGTCGATGTATCTCATAGAATGATAAAACGGATTGAAAAAGGAATGTTACAAAGGGGAATCGAAATCGAAGTAACAATTAATAGTTTACAGTTTACTGGCGAAGGTGATGTGATGCTTTTTGGTGAGTTATTACATCAATTTTTTGCTCTATATGCCGACGTTAATCTATTTACTCAATTAGTCATTAATCTTCTACCTGTTGGAAATAAAATAGTATGGAAACAGAGCAAAATATCGAAAACAGCGCTTTAA
- the tssJ gene encoding type VI secretion system lipoprotein TssJ, translated as MKKINLFIICLLTICLSGCGIAQSVTKGASSLGNSIFSWDIKTLHLDITARAELNLDDEEKSSPVVIRIYQLTKDDAFKSASYQNLVDQDNDELKATLLDTKEIVLKPNTSVSIEVPFDDRAKFAAVVALYKEPNLKEDSWRLILKRSDLHITKARKIEASKYTIKIVDED; from the coding sequence ATGAAAAAAATTAATTTATTTATCATTTGTCTATTAACCATTTGTTTAAGTGGATGTGGTATAGCCCAAAGTGTAACAAAAGGTGCATCAAGCTTAGGAAACAGTATTTTTTCGTGGGATATTAAAACATTACATTTAGATATCACCGCTAGGGCTGAATTAAATCTTGATGATGAAGAAAAATCATCACCTGTTGTTATTCGAATTTATCAATTAACTAAAGATGATGCATTTAAATCTGCTTCTTACCAAAATTTGGTTGATCAAGATAATGATGAACTCAAAGCCACCTTACTCGATACTAAAGAAATTGTACTAAAACCCAATACTTCTGTTTCGATCGAAGTTCCATTTGATGACAGAGCTAAATTTGCAGCAGTAGTCGCACTTTATAAAGAACCCAATCTAAAAGAAGATAGCTGGCGATTAATTTTAAAACGTTCTGATTTACACATAACCAAAGCGCGAAAAATAGAGGCAAGCAAATATACCATCAAAATAGTGGATGAAGATTAA
- the tssE gene encoding type VI secretion system baseplate subunit TssE codes for MSASLYDMLYGYFESGIAIDDVSENEQTIISVMDNIERILNSRAGAIQHLPDYGLPDMSTVFQALPSSAYVLMRAIEQTLLTYEPRLSAIIINIDEKNNDNMVLAYEMTCYFKEGGLVRYGTYFMPDGKARIKYTRKTHKNGG; via the coding sequence ATGAGTGCATCTTTGTATGACATGCTATATGGCTATTTTGAATCCGGTATCGCCATTGACGATGTGTCTGAAAACGAACAGACAATCATAAGTGTGATGGACAACATTGAGCGGATCTTAAATAGCCGCGCAGGTGCCATTCAGCATCTCCCCGATTATGGATTGCCTGATATGTCAACTGTTTTTCAAGCTTTGCCTTCGTCAGCTTATGTTTTAATGAGGGCTATTGAACAAACGCTATTAACTTATGAACCAAGGCTAAGTGCTATTATTATCAATATAGATGAAAAAAATAATGATAACATGGTATTAGCCTATGAAATGACTTGTTATTTCAAAGAGGGTGGGCTGGTTCGATATGGCACTTACTTTATGCCCGATGGTAAAGCGCGAATAAAATATACACGTAAAACGCATAAGAACGGCGGCTAA
- a CDS encoding type VI secretion system Vgr family protein, producing MKSKINNFVSHLTEKIHGNNVISMVSHHRYTLTVDGQSAPISVLQVAGNAQLNQPWHYTITFTSPHPHLDAESFLNQKAWFRFNPVHADLTSLALGASDLLNASTPFDALHELKPSESSVNPQSATAPLNGLKQNTPLNSLNALFSQGASRTLYGVITTFGQLSVSHDEVRYQVVLSSPLARLGLSHNYAIFQKQSVISVVEEVLRSHGYTGVDYRLELNHHYPEREFITQWQESDLAFIQRLLADVGVYFRFETHGEHHCDVMVISDNEQGYGQASDIRYQPPSGTLDGGRESVWDITLRSQVVESSVKVQDYNYRDANASFVGEINSQPKDTTTYGTDYRYDEHYKGLTTHGQAEKDGEEEDNNNNNNNNNNNNNNDNYHNSNSNSNSNDNDNDNDNDNDNDNDNDNDNDNDKSHHNSNNPYDNAVESGNWYARIRHEHAISQQTIIHGKSNHANLTPGQRIQINGSPWMDIDEGVIILSVEGQGNRTEAYELRFTAIPYHALKPYRPAPLPAPTVHGTLPARVSSPDNDTYGYIDTQGRYRVKFNFDLKAWKNGEESLWLRLARPYAGSTYGIHFPLIDGTQVAVAFTNGNPDRPYIAHALHDSAHPDLVTTINKHRNVIRTPTNNKLRMEDKRGQEHIKLATEYGKTQLNLGHLVNQKKALRGEGFELRTDEWGAIAAEKGLYLTTQTEPKAQGQQLDMQGAITQLENALSIAKALQQAANQCDAHGADTASQDQLKAALTTLTESGILAYAQAGIALTSPENIQLSSSNSISLTSEHQTDIHALKNITVTSGEAIGLFAHKSGMKLLANQGEINLQAQNANLNMAAQQDIKIDSVDGELTLTASEELTLMCGGSFIKISREGIELGTADNVYIKSNALQKMGTAQKDIPEITLPKTIVTEFLPNKSDQNDKYSLKFLMVNDEAEPYKKTKYLAFMEDGSVICGETDDNGYTERFYTEKEEKIVIRLILSKTSKGEIINL from the coding sequence GTGAAAAGCAAGATCAATAACTTTGTTAGTCATTTAACTGAAAAGATTCATGGTAATAATGTTATATCAATGGTAAGTCACCATCGCTATACCTTAACTGTCGATGGTCAAAGCGCGCCGATTTCGGTTTTACAGGTTGCCGGCAATGCACAACTCAACCAGCCCTGGCATTACACCATCACCTTTACCAGCCCACATCCACATCTGGATGCGGAATCGTTTCTCAATCAAAAAGCCTGGTTTCGTTTCAATCCTGTTCATGCCGATTTGACCTCTTTGGCATTGGGTGCCTCAGACTTACTGAACGCCAGCACCCCATTTGATGCATTGCACGAATTAAAACCCTCCGAGTCGTCGGTCAATCCTCAAAGCGCGACAGCGCCCTTAAACGGGTTAAAGCAAAACACGCCACTCAATTCATTGAACGCCCTATTCTCACAAGGTGCATCACGTACGCTCTATGGTGTGATAACCACATTTGGACAGTTATCGGTCAGTCACGACGAGGTCCGCTATCAGGTGGTCTTATCCTCACCATTGGCAAGACTGGGGTTAAGTCACAATTATGCCATTTTTCAGAAACAAAGCGTGATAAGTGTGGTTGAAGAAGTGCTGCGCAGTCATGGCTATACGGGGGTGGATTATCGTCTGGAATTAAACCATCACTATCCGGAGCGAGAATTCATCACGCAATGGCAGGAAAGTGACCTGGCATTCATTCAACGACTGCTGGCGGATGTGGGAGTGTATTTCCGGTTTGAAACGCATGGCGAGCATCATTGTGATGTGATGGTCATCAGTGATAACGAGCAGGGGTATGGGCAGGCGTCGGATATCCGTTACCAACCGCCCAGTGGCACCCTGGATGGTGGACGGGAAAGTGTCTGGGACATCACCTTGCGCAGTCAGGTCGTCGAATCCTCGGTTAAGGTGCAGGATTATAACTACCGCGATGCCAACGCCAGTTTCGTTGGTGAAATCAACAGCCAGCCGAAAGACACCACCACTTATGGCACCGATTACCGTTATGATGAGCATTACAAAGGTCTGACCACACACGGTCAGGCAGAGAAAGACGGGGAAGAGGAAGATAACAACAACAATAACAACAATAACAACAATAACAACAATAACGACAATTATCACAATAGCAATAGCAATAGCAATAGCAATGACAATGACAATGACAATGACAATGACAATGACAATGACAATGACAATGACAATGACAATGACAATGACAAGAGCCATCATAACAGCAACAATCCTTACGACAATGCGGTGGAAAGTGGTAACTGGTATGCGCGAATACGTCATGAACACGCCATCAGTCAACAAACTATCATCCACGGGAAAAGCAATCATGCCAATCTGACACCGGGTCAACGCATACAGATTAACGGTAGTCCATGGATGGACATTGATGAGGGCGTCATAATATTAAGTGTGGAAGGGCAAGGCAACCGCACCGAAGCTTACGAACTGCGTTTTACCGCCATACCGTATCACGCCTTAAAACCTTACCGACCGGCACCGCTGCCGGCGCCGACGGTGCACGGCACCCTGCCGGCACGGGTAAGCAGTCCGGATAATGACACTTACGGTTACATTGATACACAGGGTCGTTATCGGGTTAAATTTAACTTTGACTTAAAAGCGTGGAAAAACGGGGAAGAGAGCCTATGGTTAAGACTGGCCAGACCGTATGCCGGCAGCACCTATGGCATTCACTTTCCGCTCATTGACGGCACGCAAGTGGCGGTCGCCTTCACCAACGGCAATCCGGACCGACCGTATATCGCCCATGCCCTGCACGACAGTGCGCACCCTGACCTGGTGACCACGATAAACAAACACCGCAATGTGATTCGCACCCCCACCAATAACAAACTGCGCATGGAAGACAAACGGGGGCAGGAGCACATCAAGCTGGCGACCGAATACGGCAAAACGCAACTCAATCTGGGACACTTAGTCAACCAAAAAAAAGCGTTACGGGGCGAAGGGTTTGAACTGCGCACCGATGAATGGGGGGCGATAGCGGCTGAAAAAGGTTTATACCTGACGACACAAACCGAGCCCAAAGCGCAAGGTCAGCAACTGGATATGCAAGGCGCCATTACCCAGCTGGAAAATGCCTTATCGATAGCCAAAGCGCTGCAACAGGCTGCCAATCAATGCGACGCACACGGTGCTGACACCGCCAGTCAGGACCAGCTTAAAGCAGCGTTAACGACGCTCACTGAAAGTGGCATCTTAGCTTATGCACAGGCAGGCATTGCGTTAACCAGTCCGGAAAATATCCAACTGTCCTCGAGTAACAGTATTTCCTTAACCAGTGAACACCAAACCGACATCCATGCCCTGAAAAACATCACAGTCACATCCGGTGAAGCCATAGGCTTATTTGCCCATAAATCGGGCATGAAACTGTTGGCCAACCAGGGGGAAATCAACCTGCAAGCGCAAAATGCCAACCTGAATATGGCGGCTCAACAAGATATCAAAATCGACAGTGTGGACGGTGAACTCACCCTCACAGCAAGCGAAGAGCTGACGTTAATGTGTGGTGGCTCTTTTATCAAAATCAGCCGTGAAGGCATTGAGCTGGGCACAGCGGATAATGTGTATATAAAAAGCAATGCTCTGCAAAAAATGGGCACTGCACAAAAAGATATACCAGAGATAACGTTGCCTAAGACTATTGTAACTGAATTCTTGCCAAATAAATCAGACCAAAATGATAAATATAGCTTAAAGTTCCTTATGGTTAATGATGAAGCGGAACCATATAAAAAGACAAAATATTTAGCTTTTATGGAAGATGGTTCAGTTATATGCGGTGAAACTGATGATAACGGTTATACAGAAAGGTTTTATACTGAAAAAGAAGAAAAAATTGTTATTCGCTTAATTCTAAGTAAAACAAGTAAGGGAGAAATTATTAACCTGTAA
- the tssG gene encoding type VI secretion system baseplate subunit TssG, with translation METEQNIENSALMQELEKVLPKMNFYRFCQLLEQLYAKQPILGRLETPAGDPLRFAPSVDMSFPASELKYIERSPYINRPATVRTRFLGLYGVDAVLPFGLLHNIIRREENYHAMTDFLDIFNHRFITQFYRIWLKYHYPACFISGGKDSISQCLLGLTGLIIKGTSEQIGSPASRFLALLGLVTQKTRTAEGIAGLTRVIVNDAKVEITEFYPTWHSIEKPAQVGDKTNKIGLDGSAVLGSRLRECNQTIHIAITPQHEEQIIDLLPDGQLYKDLMALMRAYLGYQVDAKMTLYIKRNFLPRSQLVSKNCRLGQTASLTKMAEHGEYIQDKVAVNLGHYCGMDYTA, from the coding sequence ATGGAAACAGAGCAAAATATCGAAAACAGCGCTTTAATGCAGGAACTTGAAAAAGTACTGCCAAAAATGAACTTCTATCGTTTTTGTCAGTTACTTGAACAACTTTATGCTAAACAACCTATACTTGGACGATTGGAAACTCCAGCTGGTGATCCTTTACGTTTTGCACCGTCAGTTGATATGTCATTTCCTGCGAGTGAGCTGAAATACATTGAAAGATCACCCTATATAAATCGTCCGGCAACGGTAAGAACTCGTTTTTTAGGTTTATATGGCGTTGATGCAGTATTACCTTTTGGGTTGTTGCACAATATTATTCGCCGTGAAGAAAATTATCACGCAATGACTGATTTTTTAGACATATTCAACCATCGATTTATAACACAATTTTATCGAATTTGGTTGAAATATCATTACCCAGCCTGTTTTATAAGTGGCGGTAAAGATTCTATATCTCAGTGTTTACTTGGGTTAACAGGTCTAATAATAAAAGGTACGAGTGAACAAATAGGCTCACCAGCTTCGCGATTTTTAGCACTGTTAGGTTTAGTGACTCAAAAAACACGAACTGCTGAAGGGATTGCTGGTTTAACAAGAGTAATCGTTAATGATGCCAAAGTTGAAATCACGGAATTCTATCCTACTTGGCACTCTATTGAAAAACCAGCTCAGGTAGGGGATAAAACGAACAAAATAGGTTTAGATGGTAGTGCGGTTTTAGGATCCCGCTTAAGAGAATGCAATCAAACAATTCATATAGCCATAACGCCTCAACATGAAGAGCAGATAATCGATTTACTTCCTGATGGGCAGTTATATAAGGATCTTATGGCACTGATGCGTGCATATTTAGGTTATCAAGTTGATGCCAAAATGACACTTTATATCAAGCGAAATTTTTTGCCGCGTAGCCAGCTTGTATCAAAGAATTGTCGATTAGGACAAACTGCATCATTAACCAAAATGGCAGAACATGGCGAGTATATTCAAGATAAGGTAGCTGTAAATTTAGGTCACTATTGTGGAATGGATTATACAGCATAA